The Mugil cephalus isolate CIBA_MC_2020 chromosome 19, CIBA_Mcephalus_1.1, whole genome shotgun sequence genome has a window encoding:
- the ch25hl2 gene encoding cholesterol 25-hydroxylase-like protein 2 codes for MSKGGLLRTEALSWMSHVDNVTGGQSHDLVLQPVWDYLHQNHHDFLRSPLFPVVLSVTTYFFLVGLYTVLDLLAPTWPCINRYRLHPDRTVTWPNIWTTLSVTVYNHLLYIFPAAVAQWLWRPPTPLPREAPTLWSFVLGILGCMVVFDFQYYLWHLLHHRVPWLYRTFHAVHHQYNQPFSLVTQYLSGWELFSVGFWATVDPILLQCHCLTTWGFMVFNVYVSTEDHCGYDFPWAVHNLVPFGLWGGAPKHDAHHQRPGTNFAPFFSHWDWLGGTHTVPNPSSHAVAGEPEEMKGRKD; via the coding sequence ATGAGCAAAGGCGGGTTACTCAGAACTGAGGCTTTGTCCTGGATGTCGCATGTAGACAACGTGACCGGGGGCCAGTCCCACGACTTGGTCCTGCAGCCTGTTTGGGACTACCTCCACCAGAACCACCACGACTTCCTGAGGAGCCCCCTCTTCCCCGTCGTCCTCTCCGTCACCACCTACTTCTTCCTGGTCGGTCTCTACACCGTGCTTGACCTGCTCGCGCCCACCTGGCCCTGCATCAACCGCTACCGGCTGCACCCCGACAGAACCGTCACCTGGCCCAACATCTGGACCACGCTGAGCGTCACCGTCTACAACCACCTGCTTTACATCTTCCCCGCCGCCGTCGCCCAGTGGCTGTGGAGGCCGCCGACCCCTCTGCCCCGGGAGGCGCCCACTCTCTGGAGCTTCGTTCTGGGCATCCTGGGCTGCATGGTGGTCTTCGACTTCCAGTACTACCTGTGGCACCTGCTCCACCACCGGGTTCCCTGGCTGTACCGCACCTTCCACGCCGTGCACCACCAGTACAACCAGCCTTTCAGCCTGGTCACCCAGTACCTGTCCGGCTGGGAGCTGTTCAGCGTGGGGTTCTGGGCCACGGTGGACCCCATCCTGCTGCAGTGCCACTGCCTCACGACGTGGGGCTTCATGGTCTTCAACGTGTACGTGTCCACCGAGGACCACTGCGGCTACGACTTCCCCTGGGCCGTGCACAACCTGGTGCCCTTCGGCCTCTGGGGCGGCGCACCCAAGCACGACGCTCACCACCAGCGACCCGGCACTAACTTTGCCCCTTTCTTCTCCCACTGGGACTGGCTGGGGGGCACGCACACCGTGCCAAATCCGTCCAGCCACGCTGTCGCCGGCGAGCCAGAGGAGATGAAAGGGAGAAAAGACTAA